AAACTGATTTCGTAGCCCGTGTATTTGCGAATATTGATTACACCGGTATCAAAAATCAGGTACTGGCCCTTGATGCCGGTCAGCACCGCATCGATAAGCGGTTCCTTGTCCAGGTTGAATGACTTCACCTTGGTGGGAAACGCTGACACCGGGAACGCAATGGGCTGTGGTTGGCTCACCAGTTCCTGCACCGCATCCTCGCCATATTGATTGCGAACCTCTGCAATCACAGGCGCCACTTCACTGAGTAAACGCGCGGCTTCGGCGGCCAAATCCATATTGGCATTGTTACCCTTGAGCATGGCCTGCCAGTGGGTTTTATCGGCCACGAGCTTGGCGATTTCCACTTCAATCAGCCCCGATATTTTACGGGAAGCCACTTTGAGAATAGGCAGACCCTGTGTTGCGCCCTGATCTATCCAGCGGGTAGGGATCTGGGTGTGACGGGTAATGCCCACCTTAAGCCCGGATGTGTTCGACAGGTACACAAAGTGGGGCACAAAGCAGTGGCTGTCGCCCCACTCAGGCTCGCGGCAGGTACCCTGGTCGTAATGGCAGGTTTCGGGTTTCAGGATGCACATGTCGCAGCTGGCGAGTTTTTGCATGCACACATAGCAGTGGCCTTCGGAGTAGCTTTTCTTGGTCTTCTTGCCGCAATTACAGCAATAGATATTGCCCGAGAAGATGAGCTTCACTGGCTTTCCAATCAGCGGATTCAGTGCGATTTCGTGCTCACCAATGGGCAGGCGATAACTGGCCTGACCCTGCTCATCGAGCCCGGTGCGCATTTTTCTTAATGTTCCTTGCATAACACTCTCAATTGCGTTGGAGCCGTCTGCGGTGGCGCTGGCTCTTTTTGAATTTGCCCAGAGTGTACCAGTCTTGGCCTGGAAGATAAAAAAAGCCGCGGCAGATGCCGCGGCAAAGACCTCACCCTTGGGCCGCTACCTGGCGGTGTTGGCCCCGGGCTTTCCCACTTAAGTACACAAGCAAAGGTGTCAGAAGTTGTAACGTGCGCCTATGGAGTAACGGGCGGAGTTTTGCTGAGCCAGCAGCATCTGCTCCTCATAACGGCCGTAAACGCGTTTTTCCTGTTCCAGAATGTTGATGCCTTCTGCGAAGATGGACAGGTTATCGGTGAGCTGATAGCTCACGCTGATGTCCAGCTGACCAAAGGCTTCGGTAAACTGCGGTGCAGGACCACCGGCTTCTGCCTGACCCATGCCTGACAGGAAGGTGTCACGCCAGTTGTAGGCCAGACGACCCTGCAGGCCATCTTTCTCATAGAACACGGAGAAGTTGGCGGTGTCTGACATGCCGGGCAGGGCAAACTGCTCATCCACACGCTCAACGTCGTAATCAATGTCACCATTCACCAGGGTGTAGTTAACGGCAAAGCCGAAGCCTGAATCCCACAGCCAATGTTGCCAGGCCAGCTCAACGCCGTTGATGTTCATCTGGTTCACGTTGTTGGGCTTTTTGATGTTCCAGCTGGCGACCGGATCGCTGCCGTCCTGTTCAACACGGTTGTCAGCGTTACCGTAACCATTGTCGAGCAGCCACTGGAACACGGCTTCATCACTTGGGGTTTCGTTATTGGCAATCAGCTCAGCACGGGCCTGCTCGGCGGCAGCGCCCAGGTATGGGTCACGCAGCCAGTCGTACTTCACTTCTTCGATGACGTCGGCGAGGAAGTTATCGACTTCTTTATTGAAGTAACCAACAGACACATAGCTGGCGTCGTCGTAGTAGTACTCCAGCGACAGATCGATGTTGTTGGAGCTGTATGGCTTGAGTCCGGGGTTACCCGCAAAGCCGGTGCGCGAACCCACTTTGGGGATAGGCGTCAGCGAGGTGGTAGCGCGCATAGCGCCCAGATTTGGACGGGCCATGGTGCGACTGTAGGAGAAACGCGCCATCACGTTTTCCATCAGCTCCAGATTGATATCCAGATTCGGCAGGAACTCTTTGTAGTCGTGGCTTTCGTCACTGAACGTGAAATCGTCGGCAAAGACGGTTTGCCACTCGGTGGGGTTGAGCCACACCAGTTTTTCGGCCTCCTGCTGCATGGAGCTGGCAATGACATCGGTTTGCTCATAGCGCAGGCCGGCAACGATGTTCAATGGCATGTTATTGAACTCGCTGTCGATATTTACCTGTATATAGGCTGCTGTGGTGTCTTCTTTGATCCGGTGGTCGTCCTGCCATGGCGCGGACACGTATTCCACATCGTACAGGGCCTGGGCTTTGTCCATGGCCGCTTGCTGATTGTAGGTATAGTAGTAAGGGATCAGCAGATCGCTGCCGCCGCCGCTGAAATCGGACAGGAAGTCACTGCCCAGGCCAACGTAGCTCACATCATCCTTCCACAGCCCCATATTGCCATACCAACCGGCGCTGATAGGGCCTGTGTAAGAGCCCTGGGCGTGGGTTTCCATGGAGGTGAAAGACACACCAAAGTCGATGGAGGACAGGGCGTCACTGTTTTCGTTCAGCCAGCGACCGTCAAATTGATACTGGTTTACATCGGTCTCGTTACGGCCTGCGCGCACACCGGCAAACAGAGAGGCGTAATGCTCGGGCAGCAGATGTGGTTCGCCGTTGGGGTTCAGGGTGCCATAGTTGGCGCCAAGTAATGGGATTTCGGTACCTGTGGCATCGTAGGTTTTATCGGCCACGTTCAATGCACCAAGGATAAAGAAGATATTGTCGGCGTAATTGCCCAACTTCCCTTCGGCGGT
This sequence is a window from Shewanella zhangzhouensis. Protein-coding genes within it:
- a CDS encoding DUF2797 domain-containing protein; this translates as MQGTLRKMRTGLDEQGQASYRLPIGEHEIALNPLIGKPVKLIFSGNIYCCNCGKKTKKSYSEGHCYVCMQKLASCDMCILKPETCHYDQGTCREPEWGDSHCFVPHFVYLSNTSGLKVGITRHTQIPTRWIDQGATQGLPILKVASRKISGLIEVEIAKLVADKTHWQAMLKGNNANMDLAAEAARLLSEVAPVIAEVRNQYGEDAVQELVSQPQPIAFPVSAFPTKVKSFNLDKEPLIDAVLTGIKGQYLIFDTGVINIRKYTGYEISFEC
- a CDS encoding TonB-dependent receptor, producing MRPLQFKKSMLATQVSLMMGLLTAVPVMAEEAPIAEGNIEVIQVKGIRGSQAKSMELKRQSAGVVDAISAEDIGKFPDTNLAESLQRITGVSIDRINGEGSKVTVRGLGPDFNLVLLNNRTMPTAQVAGESTRSFEFANLSSDAVSGVEVYKTSKSDISSGGMGSTINIRTARPFDTRGLVASFGVKGHHDTNVEDGSSITPEISGIFSNTFLDDTLGFGLNASYQERDSNLKKATIDGWRQNIHGELNPNAVVVNENKNPYGNTFYARNIGYASQDTERERTNAQLVFQYAPSDTIEMTLDYTYSKLSDVSNTDTWGLWFSGPGNATYAHINENGTFDYVTEVGGDYSGTMNQNASDNINKSLGFNIEWQATDNLLLSFDAHDSNATAEGKLGNYADNIFFILGALNVADKTYDATGTEIPLLGANYGTLNPNGEPHLLPEHYASLFAGVRAGRNETDVNQYQFDGRWLNENSDALSSIDFGVSFTSMETHAQGSYTGPISAGWYGNMGLWKDDVSYVGLGSDFLSDFSGGGSDLLIPYYYTYNQQAAMDKAQALYDVEYVSAPWQDDHRIKEDTTAAYIQVNIDSEFNNMPLNIVAGLRYEQTDVIASSMQQEAEKLVWLNPTEWQTVFADDFTFSDESHDYKEFLPNLDINLELMENVMARFSYSRTMARPNLGAMRATTSLTPIPKVGSRTGFAGNPGLKPYSSNNIDLSLEYYYDDASYVSVGYFNKEVDNFLADVIEEVKYDWLRDPYLGAAAEQARAELIANNETPSDEAVFQWLLDNGYGNADNRVEQDGSDPVASWNIKKPNNVNQMNINGVELAWQHWLWDSGFGFAVNYTLVNGDIDYDVERVDEQFALPGMSDTANFSVFYEKDGLQGRLAYNWRDTFLSGMGQAEAGGPAPQFTEAFGQLDISVSYQLTDNLSIFAEGINILEQEKRVYGRYEEQMLLAQQNSARYSIGARYNF